One genomic segment of uncultured Desulfobacter sp. includes these proteins:
- a CDS encoding sulfite exporter TauE/SafE family protein has translation MFFSTANIEVALWIPPLVAFIISFFTSMGGVSGAFLLLPYQMSFLGYTNPSVSATNQVFNIVAIPSGVYRYWREGRMVWPLTWIVIVGTLPGVFIGAIIRVAYLPDPMNFKLFTAGVLLYIGSKMARDLLNKSSGGSSKPACEKRFQEMVKNRDRKTHKTAMVTHFNLRRLGFNFYDESFDVSLWGIFILSFVVGIVGGIYGIGGGSIIAPFFVTFFGLPVYIVAGAALMGTFVTSVAGVLFYQAIAFLHPNLSIAPDWILGLLFGIGGMAGMYLGARCQKFVPAKAIKGMLTGIIIFTAAKYIFEFLGIK, from the coding sequence ATGTTTTTTTCGACTGCCAATATAGAAGTTGCACTTTGGATTCCACCTTTAGTGGCATTCATAATTTCTTTTTTCACCTCAATGGGCGGAGTTTCCGGAGCTTTTTTGCTGCTACCGTATCAAATGTCATTCCTCGGGTATACCAATCCTTCGGTCAGCGCTACCAATCAAGTGTTCAATATTGTGGCGATCCCAAGCGGAGTCTATAGATACTGGCGGGAAGGAAGAATGGTATGGCCTTTAACCTGGATCGTGATCGTTGGCACCCTACCTGGCGTTTTTATCGGGGCAATAATTCGGGTGGCCTATTTGCCGGACCCTATGAATTTTAAGCTTTTTACAGCCGGTGTTTTGCTGTATATCGGTTCTAAAATGGCAAGGGACCTGCTGAATAAAAGCTCCGGTGGCAGTTCGAAACCCGCATGCGAAAAGCGGTTTCAAGAAATGGTGAAAAATCGTGATCGTAAAACTCATAAGACCGCAATGGTGACGCATTTCAATTTAAGGCGATTGGGGTTCAACTTTTATGATGAATCCTTTGACGTTTCGTTATGGGGTATTTTTATCCTGAGTTTCGTTGTGGGTATTGTCGGTGGGATTTATGGCATCGGTGGCGGCTCTATCATCGCACCATTTTTTGTGACATTCTTCGGGTTACCGGTTTATATCGTGGCCGGAGCCGCCCTCATGGGAACTTTTGTAACGTCGGTTGCCGGTGTTCTTTTTTATCAGGCCATTGCCTTTCTTCACCCAAACCTATCTATCGCTCCTGACTGGATATTGGGCCTTTTGTTCGGGATCGGCGGAATGGCAGGCATGTACCTTGGTGCCCGATGTCAAAAATTTGTTCCAGCCAAGGCCATCAAAGGAATGCTGACCGGTATTATAATTTTCACGGCAGCTAAATACATTTTTGAATTTTTAGGCATCAAATGA